Part of the Arthrobacter sp. MMS18-M83 genome is shown below.
CTCCGCGCCGCAACGGTCGGTGCGGCGGCATCCATGGGCACGCCCATAGCGTCGGCGCTGGAAGTCGGCGCAGTCTGCGACCTCATGGCTGTGGCCCCGGACTCGGTGCGGACGGCAGGTTCCATGCCGCAGCAGTTCGCGTTCAGCGCGACGGCGAGTGACGTCACCGCCGTCGTCATTGCCGGGGAACCGGTGGCTTCACACGGAGTCCACGTACGGCTCGGCGCCCCGGGCAGATTGCTCACGGAGGCGTTGAAGGAGTTCTCCTAAAGGACGGCGGCCACGAAGAATCAGCGGACGTGGGCCGGTGAGGCAAGGGTACGGCCCGGGACGAAGACTCCCGGGAAGCGTTCGTGCCGTACGGTTGCGGAGCTGCGATTCTTGAGCAGCTCCGCCATGACTGCAGTGCCCCGTACCGCCACTTCATGGACCGGAATTCTGAGTGTGGCGATCCCGATCTGATCGGCGCCCATCAGGATGCCGTCGCACCCCGTGATGGACAGATCCTCGGGAATGCGCAGCCCTGCCGCTTTTGCGAACGGCATGAAGGAGATGGCGCGGGTATCCGAAGGGAACATGGCTGCGGTGATCCGTCCTTCGGCCGTTAGCCGGACGATGTCCTCACAACGGTCCACAGGGTCCCCAAAGAGATCCGTGTCCAACTGGTGGACCTCGATGCCGCGCCCGCGCAGGTGTGCCGCCATGGCGAGACCTCGCCGGTTTTCGGCTGTGGAGACGGAGAACGCCGGAACTACGACGGCCACCGCGCGGTGACCCGCGCTAGCCACACGGTCGGCCAGGATGGCACCGTTGGTGTCCTCGTCGTAGGAGACTCCGAAAATGCCCGGATGCTCCTCCACCCTGCCGACGGACACTACCGGTACCGAGTCGAGGAACGGTTCCAGATCGTGAGCCTTGATGACCCCTGTGGATACCATGAGGCCGCCGACCCGCAAGCCCAGGAGCCTCCGCAACCCGGCCAGCTCTTCCTCAGCACCCCGCGTCATAGTGGGGACCACGGTGATCAGCTGAAGCCCCGAGCGGCTGGCCTCGTTCTGGATCTCGCTGTGGAGCAGGCCGTATGCGGGATTCCTGGGATCCCGCAGAAGCAGGCCCACCAGGTCCGAACTCCGCGCCGCCAGCCCGCTGGCAATCATGTTGGGCACGTAGCCCAATTCCCTCAAGGC
Proteins encoded:
- a CDS encoding LacI family DNA-binding transcriptional regulator — protein: MTELGPPKGRNGGSPLGVRMDDVAQLAQVSRATVSRVLMGHVSVSPKTQEKVNRALRELGYVPNMIASGLAARSSDLVGLLLRDPRNPAYGLLHSEIQNEASRSGLQLITVVPTMTRGAEEELAGLRRLLGLRVGGLMVSTGVIKAHDLEPFLDSVPVVSVGRVEEHPGIFGVSYDEDTNGAILADRVASAGHRAVAVVVPAFSVSTAENRRGLAMAAHLRGRGIEVHQLDTDLFGDPVDRCEDIVRLTAEGRITAAMFPSDTRAISFMPFAKAAGLRIPEDLSITGCDGILMGADQIGIATLRIPVHEVAVRGTAVMAELLKNRSSATVRHERFPGVFVPGRTLASPAHVR